In Xiphophorus hellerii strain 12219 chromosome 4, Xiphophorus_hellerii-4.1, whole genome shotgun sequence, a single genomic region encodes these proteins:
- the LOC116718681 gene encoding lymphocyte antigen 6B-like → MFLFPLVLGVLFLPEANNLKCHECLPAPSGICTEKTAECPSQDYRCLAATEVAIKDGVVVSALNIKRCMMPDQCVENSVNYGTYRVVKNSACCNEDLCNAQIPEYKSAPNGKMCFTCEGENCMKTLNCVGNENYCVKATKGKHVTLKGCASKLICSDQRASRVNQFSAEQISCCQGDYCNSASRASTYLLLLLGPLLFSALFS, encoded by the exons ATGTTCCTCTTCCCTTTGGTGCTTGGAGTGCTGTTTCTACCGGAAG CTAACAACCTGAAGTGTCATGAATGTTTACCGGCTCCCTCTGGAATTTGCACCGAGAAAACAGCTGAGTGTCCCTCACAGGATTATCGTTGTTTAGCAGCAACAGAAGTCGCCATTAAAG ATGGCGTAGTGGTTTCTGCTCTCAACATCAAACGTTGCATGATGCCTGATCAATGTGTCGAAAACTCCGTCAACTACGGAACTTACAGAGTGGTGAAAAATAGCGCCTGCTGCAACGAAGACCTCTGCAACGCTCAAATACCTG AGTACAAGTCCGCTCCAAATGGAAAAATGTGCTTCACGTGTGAGGGAGAAAACTGCATGAAAACTCTTAACTGTGTAGGGAATGAAAACTACTGCGTCAAAGCAACAA AAGGAAAACATGTGACGCTGAAGGGATGTGCCTCCAAGTTGATCTGCTCAGATCAGCGAGCTTCACGGGTGAATCAGTTCAGCGCAGAACAGATTAGCTGCTGCCAGGGCGACTACTGCAACAGCGCCAGTAGAGCCAGTACCTACCTGCTGCTCCTGTTGGGGCCACTGTTGTTTTCTGCCTTATTCTCTTAG
- the LOC116718772 gene encoding cationic trypsin-3-like yields the protein MALLKILLLLGLGVSVNSDISLQKRIIGGQNCDEGERLYHVRLEITRGERKEGCGGSLIHPEWILTSAHCMAEPGWIIVALFKVHPRTIIRYDQVIQQGPVIYTRDGQQHDIMLLKLETPVTDVPLAQLPDCRRRLSRGDIVQLAGEGATTAGPNNQRLSANPIPPQLQCVDMRVIQFSGFIPTYGHVFYAEAPNKDICFGDTGGAAMHNGMIYGVISLGQPDHACQRPVAILDVCEYLAWIQQTTGIQ from the exons atggctctgctgaagatcctgctgctgctggggctgg gtgtttCAGTGAACTCAGATATTTCTCTGCAGAAGAGAATCATTGGAGGTCAAAACTGTGATGAAGGTGAGCGTCTTTATCATGTTCGGCTGGAGATCACAAGGGGTGAGAGAAAGGAAGGATGTGGAGGATCTCTGATCCACCCTGAGTGGATCCTGACTTCAGCTCACTGCATGGCTGAGCCAGGATG GATTATTGTAGCATTGTTCAAAGTTCATCCAAGGACTATTATACGTTACGATCAGGTAATCCAACAAGGTCCTGTGATTTATACTCGCGACGGCCAGCAGCATGACATCATGTTGCTGAAGCTTGAGACACCAGTAACAGATGTTCCACTTGCTCAGCTACCAGACTGCAGGCGTCGTCTTAGTAG AGGCGATATTGTTCAGCTGGCAGGAGAGGGAGCAACAACAGCCGGCCCCAATAATCAGCGAT TATCCGCTAATCCTATTCCACCACAACTTCAATGTGTCGACATGAGAGTTATTCAGTTTTCCGGCTTCATCCCGACATATGGCCATGTATTCTATGCTGAAGCACCTAATAAGGATATATGtttt GGTGACACTGGTGGAGCAGCGATGCACAACGGCATGATTTACGGTGTGATTTCTCTTGGTCAACCAGACCATGCATGTCAGAGACCAGTTGCAATTCTTGACGTGTGTGAATATCTGGCATGGATACAACAAACAACTGGgattcaataa
- the LOC116718779 gene encoding urokinase plasminogen activator surface receptor produces the protein MFLFTLVLLFLPEADTLKCYECLSSSPGICTGKTTECPSQDYRCSAVTTEVAIKDGVVVPIVNFKGCMMPALCVENSVNYGTYKVVKNSVCCNGDLCNAQIPEYKSTPNGKRCFTCEGENCMKTLKCEGNENYCVTATRSQYGKNVTLKGCASKLICSDQRASRVNQFSTEQISCCQGDYCNSASRASTYLLLLLVPLLFSNLSS, from the exons ATGTTCCTCTTCACTTTGGTGTTACTGTTTCTACCGGAAg ctgaCACCCTGAAATGTTATGAATGTTTATCAAGCAGCCCTGGAATTTGCACTGGGAAAACAACTGAGTGTCCCTCACAGGATTATCGTTGTTCAGCAGTAACAACAGAAGTCGCAATTAAAG ATGGCGTCGTGGTTCCTATTGTCAACTTCAAAGGTTGCATGATGCCTGCACTATGTGTTGAAAACTCCGTCAACTACGGAACTTACAAAGTGGTGAAAAATAGCGTCTGCTGCAATGGAGACCTCTGCAACGCTCAAATACCTG AGTACAAGTCCACTCCAAATGGAAAAAGGTGCTTCACGTGTGAGGGAGAAAACTGCATGAAAACTCTTAAATGTGAAGGGAATGAAAACTACTGCGTCACAGCAACAAGATCCCAATATG gaaaaaatgtgacGCTGAAGGGATGTGCCTCCAAGTTGATCTGCTCAGATCAGCGAGCTTCACGGGTGAATCAGTTCAGCACAGAACAGATTAGCTGCTGCCAGGGCGACTACTGCAACAGCGCCAGTAGAGCCAGTACCTACCTGCTGCTCctgttggtgcctctgttgttttCTAACTTATCTTCTTAG
- the LOC116718752 gene encoding kallikrein-2-like: MTLLKVLLLLGLGVSVNSDVSLQKRIIGGQNCHDTERLYHVRVESSKGNKVDRCGGSLIHPEWILTAAHCWKAEPGWTNRVTLKVHPRTAGQYNPVIRQAPVIYNQHHDIMLLKLETPVTDVPVARLPDCSYRLKTDDVVQLAGEGATTVDYRRARLRISAIPAHLQCVDMKVLGASIVRPKYGLVFSAQALNQDMCFGDAGGAVVYNDMIYGVISFVTNNYAFLKPSYLIDVCEYLGWIKQKTGIQ, encoded by the exons ATGACtctgctgaaggttctgctgctgctggggctgg gtgtttcagtgaactcagatgtttctctgcagaagagAATCATTGGAGGTCAAAACTGTCATGACACGGAGCGTCTTTATCATGTTCGGGTTGAGAGCAGCAAGGGTAATAAAGTGGACCGCTGTGGAGGATCTCTGATCCACCCTGAGTGGATCCTGACTGCAGCTCACTGCTGGAAGGCTGAGCCAGGATG GACTAACAGAGTAACTTTAAAAGTTCATCCACGGACTGCTGGGCAGTACAATCCGGTAATCCGACAAGCTCCTGTGATTTACAACCAGCACCATGACATCATGTTGCTGAAGCTTGAGACACCAGTAACAGATGTTCCAGTTGCCCGGCTACCAGACTGCAGTTATCGTCTTAAAAC AGACGATGTTGTTCAGCTGGCAGGAGAGGGAGCAACAACAGTCGACTACCGTAGAGCGCGAT TGAGAATTTCTGCTATTCCAGCACATCTTCAATGTGTCGACATGAAAGTTCTTGGTGCTTCCATTGTCCGGCCGAAATATGGGCTTGTATTCAGTGCTCAAGCACTGAACCAGGATATGTGCttt GGCGACGCTGGTGGAGCAGTGGTGTACAACGACATGATTTATGGTGTGATTTCTTTTGTTACAAACAACTATGCATTTCTGAAACCAAGTTATTTAATAGATGTGTGTGAATACCTGGGgtggataaaacaaaaaactgggatacaataa